In Nostocoides sp. HKS02, the DNA window CCGCCCTCGTCGCGGTCGACGTCAAGACCGGCGACGTACTCGCTTCGGCGAACTCGCCCCAGCTGGGATTCGACCGCGCCCTGACCGGCCACTACCCGCCCGGTTCGGCCTTCAAGATCGCCACGACCTATGCCCTGCTCAAGGGCCACAAGGTCACCCCGACGACCCCCGTGACGTGCCCCCAGTCGTTCGTCGTCGACGGCCGCACCTACAAGAACTACGAGGGCGAGTCGCTGGGCACCCCCGACTTCACCCTGGACTTCGCGCACTCCTGCAACACGGCGTTCGTCCAGCTCTCGACCACCTTGGCTGACGGCGACCTCGCGTCCGCGGCGAACGACCTCGGGCTCACGGGGTGGGCCGACTCCCTCGGCGTGGCCAATGCCTACGCCGCGACGGTGCCGCCCAACAACGGCAAGACCGACAAGGCCGCCGCCGCGATCGGTCAGGGCCGCATCACCACCTCGCCGCTCGCCCTGGCGGCTCTCGCGGCCAACGTCGCGCGGGGGTCAGTGGTGCCACCGGCGCTCGTCACGACACCGGCTCCCGCAGGGGCCGACCGCACCCCGAAGCCCCTGGACCCGACGATCGTCGGTCAGCTCCGCGGGCTCATGGGCGAGGTGGTCAACCAGGGCACTGGTGTGGTGCTCAAGGGCACGCCCGGCGGAACGGTCCGCGGCAAGACGGGCACCGCCGAGTTCGGCAGCAAGAACCCGCCCGAGACGCACTGCTGGTTCGTCGGCTACCAGGGCAACATCGCGTTCGCCGTCCTCGTCGAACAGGGCAAGAGCGGCGGCACCGTGGCCGCTCCCGTCGCGAAAGCCTTTCTCACCAGCCTCGCTGGGAGGTGAGCCGATGACGAAGGCCCCCACCAGATCGGGTGGGGGCCTTGTCAGAAGACTGGTGGTTGGGCAGTCCTCGAATCAGATCGGGCGAACGGCGTCAGCCTGGGGGCCCTTGGGACCCTGGGTGACCTCGAACTCGACCCGCTGCGCCTCGTCCAGCGAGCGGTAGCCCGAGGAGTCGATCGCCGAGTAGTGGACGAACACGTCCGGGCCGCCGCCGTCCTGGGCGATGAAGCCGAAGCCCTTTTCAGCGTTGAACCACTTAACGGTTCCCTGTGCCATGGGGTAACTCTTTCCTTTGTAGCCATTGGGAGTCCCGCACTTTGCGAAACCCCCGGCTGCCCCACACAACCCCAACGGACGGGACCATGCCCGGCCTCGGATGACCTACCTTCGTCAGAAGGCAAATGCCCGCTCTGATGGTGCTAGGGCGGGCACTTCGTCGACCTGCGAGGAACTGCTTGTTGCAACCGGCACAGACGCTAGCACGCAGCAGCCGGGTCGTGGAGGTGGACTTCTCAGAATTTCGCAGATCGGTTGCTACCAAGGGGAAGAGGGGCCCGGCCCGCCGGCCAGGCCCCTCCTTTCCGCCGCGGACCCCCGCCCGCAGTTCGTGCGCCGATCAGCTCAGCTTGATCAGCGTCGTGTAGGTGTCACCGCTGTCGAGCTGGACACCCACCCGGTAGTAGTGGCCCGTCCCGGCCTTCGGCGTCTGCCACGTGTAGATGTACTGCCCGGACGACGAGTCCTGCTTGTACGAGCCACCGACGGTTCCGCTGTCGGTCCCCGAGACCCCGGTGCCTGTCGCCGTCGTGCCGAGGTCGACTGGTGCCAGCCAGACCGGGGTCGCGGACGACTGCCGCACCGCCCCGGTGCTGTCCCGCAGGACGAACTTCATGGGCACGGTGCTCCCAGCCTTGAAGGTGCTCGCCGTCGTGAGGTCGTGCGCGGTGTTCGTGACGGGTTGCAGGAATCCGGACCACGCGTAGCCGACGTGGAACGTGACGACCTGGGTGGCCGAGTTCCCGGCCTTGTCCCACGCGGTGAAGGTGTAGGTGAAGTCGCCCACACCACTGGCATTGGTGACGCCGCTCCCCGCAGTCGACATGAGCTGGCAGCTCGCGAGTCCCGAGAGAACGTCGGCGGCTCGGCCCCCACACGTCGGTGCCGTCATCGGCTGGCCGAGGGTGAAGGACGTCGTCCCGACGTACGGCGCGAAGGTCGGCTTGGTCAGGTCGACCTTCACCGGGCCCACGCTCGCGGTCGCGACGTTGCCCGCCGCATCGGTGGCGGTGCCCGTCACCGTGGTCGCGGCGGTCTCGCTCGACAACGTCGTGTCGCCGGTGCAACCGGCCACGGACGTCTCGGCGTCGGCGCAGCTGAAGTGGACCGTCACCGGTTGGTTGTTCCACCCGGACGCATTCGGACCCGGTGTGGCGGTGCCCGTGATCGTCGGCAGGAGGTTGTCCACCTTGACCGTCAGCGAGTGGCCCGACGCGGTCTTGTCCTCGACGTTGCCGGCCCGGTCACGGCTCCAGTACGTCACCGTGTGCACGCCCTTGCCCACCAAGAACGGCGCTGCGTATGGATTGGCCCCGCCTCCGTCGATGGAGTAGTAGGTGACGTCAACTCCCGACCCGGAGTCGGTGGCCGCGAGCGTGACCGGCACTGACGCGGCATACCAGCCGGTGGCGTAGGTCGAGTCCGGTGCACTGGCCGTCGTCGCGGGCGGTGTCTTGTCGATGGCGATGTCCGTGACGGTGGTGGTCGTCCTGTTGCCAGCGCGATCCGTCACGGTCGCCGTCGCGGACTGGCCGCTGCCCTCCTGGGTGAGCACGGTGTCGACCGGGCAGGCGCCGTCGATGCCGGACAGCCCGACCTGGTCGGCGCAGGTCCAGTGCACCGTGACATCGGTCGTGTAGTAGCCGTGCGCACCCGGGGTCGTGGAGATGGTCCCGTTCAGCGACGGCTGCGTGAGGTCCACGTTGAGGCCGCTGACCGTGGTGCCCTGGGTGTTGCCCGCCTTGTCGGCGACCGACCCTGGGACGGACTGGCCCGCACCCTGACCGACCGTGGCCGCTCCCGGGCATCCCACCGGACCCGACAGGTTGTCATCGCAGGCGAAGCTCACGACGACCGGCAGGTTGTACCAGCCGGCACCGTTGGGCTTGCGGTCGACCGATCCGACGATGGTGGGCTTGGTCTTGTCCAGGTTCACCGTGGCGGTGTCGGAGCTGTGGTTGCCCGCGTTGTCAGTCGCCGTGCCGACGACCGCCTGTCCGGCGCCCTCGGTGGTGACCACCCGGTCACCCACGCAGGTCGCGACACCGGAGGTGGCGTCGTCGCAGACGAACTGGACCGAGGCGTCCGAGCGGTTCCACAGGTCGGTGTTGGGCTCGGGCGTGATGGTGTGGCTGATGGTCGGCGCGGTCTTGTCGATCTGCACCGTAGCCGTGCCGTGCACACCCTCGTTGCCCGCGTTGTCGACGCTCCAGAACGACAGGTGGTACGTGCCGTCCGCGATGAGCTTGATGACGCCGTCGCTCTGCGGGTCACCGCCGTTCACGGTGTAGTAGGTGGCCCGGACCCCGGAGAGGTTGTCCGAGGCGCCCACGTCGAGCGAGACGGTGCCCGACACCCAGCCCGAGGGCGCGCTGACGCTGGTCACCGGGGGCGTGGTGTCGATCTGCAGGCCGCCGACAGTCGCCGGGGTGACGTTGCCGGCCGCGTCGGCCACGGTGGCCGAGGCCGACTGGTTGCCGCCCTGGCCGACGGTGCTCGGCGACGGGCAGGTGCCGGCAGGGATCCCGGAAAGCCCGTCGCTGCAGGCCCATTCCACGGTGACAGGCGTGTTGTACCAGTCGCCGACGCTGTGCGCCGTGAGCACCTTGCCCGTGAGGGACGGAGCGGTGGTGTCGATGCTGATGCCACCCACCGTCGCCGAGCCGCTGTGACCCACGTTGTCGACCGCGGTACCCGTCACGCTCTGGTCCTGGCCTTCCGTGGCCAGGGTGACCGGATCGGTGCAGCTGGCCAACCCCGAGCCGTCCTGGTCGTTGCAGCTGAACGAGACGACGACCGGCGTGTTGTTCCAGATGCCCGAGGTGGCCGCGGGGCTGCGCGACCCGGTGATGGCGGGGCTGGTGGTGTCGACCCGGATGGTCACGGTGTTGTTCACACCCGCGGCATCCTCGACATTGCCTGCGACGTCGGTGCTCCAGAAGGCCACGGTGTGGACGCCCTCCAAGCCCTCGGCGAAGGGTCCGGTGTAGTCCTGCACGGCGCCACCGTCGATGCGGTAGTGCGTGCCCGCGAGCCCGGAGCCGTTCTCGTTGACCGTGAGGGTCACGGTCGGAGCGCTTCCGTACCAGCCGGTGCTGCTGTCAGGCGTCCGCAGGGCCGCGGTGGTCACCGGGGCGGTGCGGTCGATGTGGATGCCGTCGACCGTGGCGGTGCCAGGGTTCCCCGCCTTGTCCCACACCTGTGCCGAGACGGAGACGTTCGCGCCCTCCTGGGTCACGGTGCTGTCCGCGGGGCACGGACCGTCGAGGCCCGAGAGCCCCACCTGGTCGGCGCACGTCCAGTGCACGGTCACGGGGCCGCGGTGCCAGAGCCCCGAGTCGGGCGCCGTGGCGACCTCGCCCTCGATCGTCGGCGGCGTCTCGTCGATGTTCAGTCCACTCACCGTCGTCGCGGCAGAGTTGCCGGCCGCGTCGGTGGCGTGGCCCGTGGCGGAACCGTTGGCGCCCTCGGTCACCGTGACAGGACCGTTGCAGTCCTTCACGCCGGACAGCAGCGCCTGGTCGTCGCAGCTGAAGGTGACCCTGACCGGGGCGTTGTACCAGCCGTTGTCGTTCGGCGGCCCGTCGGGAGTGCCCCTGATCGTCGGGGGTGTCACGTCGACACTCACCGTCGCCGGGTCGGTCGTGGTGTTCCCCGCGTTGTCGGAAGCGGTGCCGGGGAACGGCTGGGCCTTGCCCTCGCCCGTCACGAGCACAGGATCGGGGCACGAAAGCAGGCCGGATCCGCCGCCATCCGAGCACGTGAACGTGATCGTGACGCTGGTGTGGTTCCAGCCGGCGGTGTTGGCAGCGGGGTTCAAGGTGTGCGTGATGGACGGTGCCGTCATGTCGATGCGGACCGTGGCTGTCTGGGGCGTCTCGCTGTTCCCCGCGCGGTCCACGCTCCAGACCGTGAGCTCGTACACGCCCTCCGTCGAGAATTTCACGCTGGTGCCGGTCTGCTCCGAACCGCCATTGATCCGGTAGTGGGTGGCCGCCGGCCCGGACAGGTTGTCGGTCGGCGTGAGGGTGACCGTCGCGGCGGTGTTGACCCAGGACGACGGTGCGTCGATGTGCGTGATCGGCGGCGTACGGTCGATGTTGACGCCGCCCACGGTGGTCGTGCCGACGTTGTCCGCGAGGTCGCTCACGCTGGCCCCCACCGACAGGTTCTGCCCCTCTCCGGTGATGGTGCTCGGAGCAGGGCAGGCGCCGTCGGCGATGCCGGAACCGGTGTCGGCGCAGGCCCAGTCGACGGTGACGTTGCCGTTGTACCAGCCACCGATGGTGGTCGGAACGGTGTCGGTCTGGCCCGTGATCGTGGGCGGGGTGTGGTCGATCTTCAGACCCGTGACGCTGCCGGTGCCGGCGTTGCCAGCGAGGTCCTTGACCGTGACCGGGCCGGCCGTCAGGGCCGGACCCTCTGACGTGACGATGGTGTCCGAGGGAACGGTCGTCGTGTCGACGCCCGAGGTCGCATCGGTGGCGCTCCAGTGCACCCGGACGTCGTGGTTGTACCACCCCAGGAGGTTCGGAGAGGTCGTCGGTTCGCCCTTGACCACGGGTGCCGTCTCGTCCAGCCGGATCGGTCCGACGGTCGTCGTCTCGGTGTTGCCGCCCTCGTCCGTCGCCTTGCCCGTGACGTACTGGTTGTCGCCGTCCTTGGTCAGGGTCGTGGCGCCGGTGCAGCTGGCGACGTCGCTCTCGGCATCGGCGCAGGCGAAGGCGACGCTGACGTCACTGGTGTTCCACCCCGTTGCCGGGTCGGGCTGCGGCGACGCGGTGCCCGTGATCGTCGGCTTGATGTTGTCGATCTTCAGCGTGATCGCGTGGCCTGGCGCCGTGACGTCCTCCAGGTTGCCCGCGACGTCGCGGGTCCAGAACGTGATGGTGTGCACACCGGGCGCGGAGAAGTCGAACGCACCGGCATACGTCACCGGGGCAGCACCGTCGACCGAGTACCACGTGGTGGCCGGCCCCGAGAGGTTGTCCGAAGCGGCCAGGGTGACCAGCGCCGAGCTGGCGTACCAGCCGGTGCTGAGCGGGGTGGGCACGGAGGCGTTGGTCACCGGGGGGGTGGTGTCGATCTGGAGGCCGTTCACGGATCCGCTGCCCTGGTTGCCAGCCTTGTCCGTGACGGTCGCCGTGGCACCGCGGTTCGTGCCCTCGCCGGTCACCGTCGACGCGGCCGGGCAGGACCCGTCCAGGCCCGAGAGCGGGTCCGAGCAGGACCAGTCGACGACAACCGAGTGGTTGTACCACCCGGCCCCGTTGGGCGCGGTGTGCGCGGCGCCGGTGACCACCGGAGCGGTCGTGTCGACATTGATGCCGGTCACGGTGGCCGTGGCGGTGTTGCCGGCGTTGTCGGTCGCCGTACCCGTGGCGGTCTGGGCGCCGCCCTGGCCGAAGGTCTGGGTGGCCGGGCAGGACTTGACACCGGAGAGGGCGGGCTGGTCAGCGCAGGTGAAGCTCACCGAGACGTTGGCGTTGTACCAGCTGTTGCCGTTCGGAGCACGGTCCGCGGTCGCCCCGACCACCGGCGGCGACCGGTCGATGCTCACGGTGGCGGTGTTGTTCGCGGTGTTTCCGGCGAGGTCCTGGGCGACGCCCACGACCTGCTGACCGGCGCCCTCGGCGGTGACAGCCACGGGGGGCGAGCAGCTCGCGACGCCCGACACTGCGTCGGCGCAGCTGAAGTTCACGGTCACCGAGGTGGCATTCGTCCAGGTGCTGTCGTTGTAGGTCGGGACGAACGAGTGCGAGATCGTGGGGGCACTCTTGTCGATCTTGACGTGAGCAGTCCTGGTGGCCTCGACGTTGCCCGCGAGGTCCGTGCTGCTGAACGTGATCGTGTGGTCACCGTCGGTCGTGAGTGTGAACGAGGTCCCAGGCCGCGACGAGCCGCCGTCGATGCTGTACGTCGTCGAGGCGACATGCGACAGGGCGTCAGTCGGGCTCAGCGTCACGGTGACGTCGCCGTTGGTCCACGCGTTCGACACCCCGCTGATCCCGGTCACCGGTGGCGTCTTGTCGATGTTGACGGGCGCGCTCGTGGCCGAGGTGGTGTTCCCCGCCTTGTCGCTCACCGAGGCGCTGGTCGTCAGCGCGGAGCCCTCGCTCGCGATCGTCGAGTTGGCCGGCACGGTTGCGGGGTCGGGGCCGGACCGCGCGTCGGAGGCGGTCCAGTGCACGGTGACGTTGCTGTTGTACCAACCGCTGGCGTTGGGCGGGGTCGTTGCGGATCCGCTGAGGAGGGGCTTGACCGTGTCGACGTTGATCCCCGAGACCGTCGCGGTGGACGGCCCGTTGCCCGCAGCGTCGGAGACGCTTCCCGTCACCGTGGCGTTCGTGACGTCCTTGGAGGAGTCCGTGGCGCTGCCCACGACGCTGGCGCCGGGGCAGCTGTTCGTCGGGATACCTGACCCGCCGCCCGCCGGGTTGTCCGCGCAGGTGAAGGTCACCGTGACGGGCGAGTTGTTCCAGCCGAAGCCGTTGGCGGCGGGAGTCCGTACAGCCGTGATCGTGGGCGCGGACTTGTCCAGGTTCAGCGTGCCGCCACCGCTACCCGCGTTGCCGACGCGGTCAGTGACAGCGTTTGGTGGAGCCGGAGCCGTGAGCGTGTAGCTGCCGTCCAGCTGGTAGAGCGTCGACACGGTCGACTGCGCGAGGACACCCGAACCTGGTGTGGCGGCGTCGACGTTCGGGTCGGCTGCGGTCCATGTGACCGTCGTGTTCTGGGTGCTCCACGTGCCGACTGGTGCGGGCGTGAGCACGGGCGTCACGACCGGTCCCGTGTTGTCCAGGACATAGCTCGCGGTGCGTGCCGTGTTGGTGCCCGAGCAGGTCCCATTGCCATTGTTGACGTTCTTGTATGCCGTGAACGTGAGGGTCTTGGTTCCGTCGCCGACACCGGCGGTGATCGCGAAGTTGACAGCCGTCGCGCCGGACTTGTCGGTCGCGATCGTCGCGCCCCCGGCGTCGGTGACGACGACGCACGACGTCGTCGTGTCCGTGGTGACCGCGAAGGTAACCTGCTGTCCCGACCTGGCGTACACCCGGTGGGGCGACACACTCGTGTCGATGTAGGTCCCCCTGCCCGCCCCCGACGGTGATGCTTCCGATGGCGGTCGCCGATGCCGGTCCCGCGCCTACGCCGATCGCCACCGGCGCGACCACGACGGCCAGCGCAGCGACGGCCGAGGTGAGGCGACGACGGCGCGCCGACACCCCGGCGCGACCGCCGACCAAGGACAGCAGGAAAGAGAAACGACCACCCATGAGACACCCCTGTGAGAGCAAAAGACCCCGTGCTGTCAGTGAAGTTGTCGCAGGTCAGCGGCGATATGGCCGCGCACAGGTCGGGGCCTAAGGCACGAGGCCGAGCCACCCGTTCGGCTGATGAACAAACCGGGCACAGGGCCTCAGGTCGGCCCCTGGCTCGCGATGGCGCTCAGGACGGAACGCTGGCCGCGTGGGACCTGTCGCAGAAGTCCGTTGGCGACCGATTCCCTGCACTCTCGCCGGATTCCCCCGGATTCCCCTGTGAAGCGCGCAAATGTCCCGGGAAGCGACGAATGGTGAGCGTTAGACCCCGCGCACCGCACGCACCGGCATACGGTCGCCACGGATCACGGCCACCATGTCGATGACGCGTCTCGTGGCGCGCACGTCGTGCGCACGGAACACCGTGGCGCCGAGCCAGGCCGCGACGGCGGTGGCCGCGAGCGTACCCTCGAGCCTGTCGTCCGGTTCGAGCCCGAGCGACTCGCCGACAAAGTCCTTGCGGGACAACGCCTGGAGCACCGGAAAGCCCAATGCGGCGACGTCGCCGGTGTGCCGCAACACCTCGAGCGAGTGCGCCGTCGTCTTGCCGAAGTCCAGGGTCGGGTCGATGAGGATGTGGTCCGCCGGTATGCCGGCCTGCTCGGCCGCGCGCGCCCCATCGGCGAGGGTGCGCAGCACGTCACGCACGACGTCGCGCGGGTCAGCGCCGTAGCTCACCTTGACCGGGTCCGTGCGTGGCGGGAGGCCGCCCGTGTGCGAGCAGACGACGCCGGCCCCGATGCGTGCGGCCACGTGCACGAGCTCCGGGTCGTGGCCCTGCCAGGTGTCGTTGACGAGATCGAGCCCGTACTCGGCGGCCGCTAGGGCCACCTCGGAACGCCAGGTGTCCAGACTCAGCACGAGGCCCGGATGGGTCGCGCGGGCGTGCTCCAGGAACGGCACGACCCGGTCGATCTCCTCCTGCGCCGACACCCGCTCGCCCTCCTGACCGGCGCGCACGCCGCCCACGTCGACGATGTCGGCTCCGGCCTCGACCGCGGCGTCGAGAGCACGCTTCGCGGAGTCGAAGTCGGCGTGGCGGTTTCCCGCGAAGAAGGAGTCAGGTGTCCGGTTGATGATGCCCATCACGGCAGGACTACCCGCGTCGAAGGTCTGCCCCCGCAGTCGCAGTGCGGGCGTGCGCGGCAGGTCGAGGGGCGCTGGCTCTGGCAGGGGCACGGCGCCATCTTCGCACTGCCCAGTAGGGTCGATCCGTGGCCTTTGACTTCAGCCTGAGCCCAGCCGTCGAGGATCAGCGCCAGCGGATCGCGGATTTCGTTGCACGAGAAGTGATCCCGCGCGAGCAGACCGTGTTTCGCGACGGCCTGACCGACACTCTGCGCCGTGAGCTGCAGGGCCTGGCCAAGGCTGCGGGCGTCTTCGCCCCGCAGGCCCCCCGCGAGTGGGGCGGCGGCGGCTACCGCTTCGACGAGGCGGCCGTGTTCCTCGAGGAAGCCGGCTACTCGTTGCTCGGTCCCCTCGCGCTCAACTGCGCGGCGCCGGACGAGGGCAACATCCACCTCATCCACCTCACCGGGACCCCTGACCAGCAGGAGCGGTGGCTGCGTCCACTCGTCGCCGGTGAGGTGCGTTCCTGCTTCTCCATGACCGAGCCGCCACCGGGGGCCGGATCGGACCCCTCGGCCCTGCGCACCCGAGCTCGACGCACCGCCGGCGGCTGGGTGCTCAACGGCGAGAAGTGGCTCATCACGGGCGCCGACGGTGCGGCCTTCTCGATCGTCATGGCGCTGAACGAGGGGGACGACGCGCCGGCGGGGGCCACCATGTTCCTCGTCGACGCGCAGAACCCGGGCTTCGTCGTCGGCGAGCACCTCAACACCATCGACGCGACCGGCATCGGCGGGCACTGCCGCGTCACCCTGCGCGACTGCTTCGTCCCCGACGCCGACGTCCTCGGCGAGCCGGGTCGCGGCTTCCAGAGCGCCCAGGTCCGCCTCGCTCCCGCGCGCCTGACCCACTGCATGCGCTGGCTCGGTGCCGCCCGCCGCGCCCATGACATCGCGCTGGAACGCGCGGTCGAGCGCGAACTCTTCGGGTCGAAGCTCGCCGACCTCGGCATGGCGCAGGCCCTGATCGCCGAGAACGAGATCGACCTTGACGCCGCGCGGTCCGTGATCTGGCACGCGTCCTGGGCGATCGCGGAGGGCAGCCGGAGCAGCGAAGAGTCCTCTCGCGCCAAGGTTTTCGCCAGCGAGGCCGTATGCCGTGTCGTCGACCGGTCGGTGCAGCTCGCGGGTGGCATGGGCACCTCGGAGGAGCTCGTGCTGGGTCGCATCTACCGCGACATCCGGTCCTTCCGCATCTACGACGGCGCCACCGAGGTGCACAAGATGTCCATCGCCCGGCGGGCAGCCAAGCGCGCCGCTGAGCGCATCGCGGCCCGCGAGGTCAAGGAATGAGCATGCCGCCCGAAGTCCCGGGGCTGCCGCGCGAATCCTTCACCCCGTGGGCTCGAGACCACCTCGGCGGTCTCGGCGACGACTGGCGAGCCGAGGTCATCTCGGGCGGCCTGTCCAACATCACCTACCGGGTGGTCGGCGAGTCGACCACCGTCATCGTGCGCCGGCCCCCGCTGGGCAAGCTGCTCCCGAGCGCGCACGACATGGGGCGCGAGCACCGGGTGCTGTCCGCCTTGCAGGACACCGAGGTGCCGGTGCCGGGGGTGCTCGCGTTCACCGACGACCCTGCCGTCGTCGGCGCCCCGTTCTACGTCATGGCCGAGGTCCTCGGCGAGGTGTTCCGTGAGCCATCACAGACGGCGCGCCTGGAGGTCGAGCAACGGCGCCAGCTGTCCGAGGCCCTCGTCGACGTCCTCGCGGCGATCCACGCGGTCGACCTCGACGCCAGCGGCCTGCGCGACTTCGGCAAGTCCGAGGGATACCTCGAGCGCCAGGTGCGCCGCTGGGGCCAGCAGTGGGCTGCCAGCCGGACGCGCGACCTCCCGGCCATGGACACCCTGGTCGCCGAGCTCGACCGCCAGCGCCCCGAGGGGGGTGACGTCACCCTCGTCCACGGTGACTACCGCCTCGACAACACGCTCGTGAGCCGGCCCGGCGGCATACCGACCGTGGCTGCCGTGGTCGACTGGGAGCTGAGCACGCTCGGCGACCCGCTCGCCGACCTGGCGACCTGGCTGACGTACTACGCGGGACCCGGCGAGGACGGCAGCGCGGTCCCGGTGGCGGCGGGCCTGACGGCCCACGACGGGTTCCCCACGACCGACGAGATCGCGCAGCGGTATGCCGCCGTGACCGGTCGCGACGTGAGCGGCCTCGACTACTACCGCGCCTTCACGGACTTCCGGCTGGCGGTCATCCTGGAGGGCGTCCACGCGCGCTACCTCGCCGGGAAGTCGGTGGGCGAGGGGTATGACCGGGTCGGGCCGTCGGTGCCCCTGCTCGTGGACCGCGCGCTGTCCCGCCTGGCCTAGTCACCTCTTCCCTCCGGGTCGGCGCAGGAGCAGAGTGGGAGTCTCGGGCTGGTCTTCGGAGGTGCACCATGAAGGCGAAGACAGGTGATCGGATCATCCTCGCGGGTGAGCAGGTGGACCGGCCCACGCGCGACGGCGAGGTCCTCGAGGTCCGCGGCGAGGACGGCGCCCCGCCCTACCTCGTCCGCTGGCGCGACGGCCACACCGGGCTCATCTACCCGGGCCCCGGCTCCGTGCTCCGTGTGGCCGACACCGGCGCCGAGGTGCACGCCCAGCCGGTCGGCGCCGGCACGGAAGGCGTCGTGCGCCAGTGGCAGATCCGGGTCTCGATCTTCGAGGCTGGCGACGACACCACGGCGACCGTGGCCCTGGTCGCCGACCCACCCGGCGAACTGACCGGTCGCGGCGCCACCCATCGCAGCGTCAGGGACGCGGACGACCCGCGGATCGGCGACGAGGTGGCGGTGGCCCGCGCCCTGCGGCACCTGGCGGACGACCTCCTCGCCCGGGCCACCCACGACATCGAGGCTGCGACCGGCGAGGTGGACATCGTCGTCCGGTCCCGATGACTCTCGGTCGCGCTGACGCGCGAGGGCGCGGTGGATCGACGCGCTAGCTGCCGGTGTAGTAGCCGTCGGCGACCGTGAGCGCCTCGTCGAGGATGGCCAGGCCCGCGCGGACCTCGTCGGCGGTCGTGGTGCAGGGCGGTACGACGTGGGTGCGGTTGAAGTGGGTGAACGG includes these proteins:
- a CDS encoding cold-shock protein yields the protein MAQGTVKWFNAEKGFGFIAQDGGGPDVFVHYSAIDSSGYRSLDEAQRVEFEVTQGPKGPQADAVRPI
- a CDS encoding PxKF domain-containing protein; the protein is MYARSGQQVTFAVTTDTTTSCVVVTDAGGATIATDKSGATAVNFAITAGVGDGTKTLTFTAYKNVNNGNGTCSGTNTARTASYVLDNTGPVVTPVLTPAPVGTWSTQNTTVTWTAADPNVDAATPGSGVLAQSTVSTLYQLDGSYTLTAPAPPNAVTDRVGNAGSGGGTLNLDKSAPTITAVRTPAANGFGWNNSPVTVTFTCADNPAGGGSGIPTNSCPGASVVGSATDSSKDVTNATVTGSVSDAAGNGPSTATVSGINVDTVKPLLSGSATTPPNASGWYNSNVTVHWTASDARSGPDPATVPANSTIASEGSALTTSASVSDKAGNTTSATSAPVNIDKTPPVTGISGVSNAWTNGDVTVTLSPTDALSHVASTTYSIDGGSSRPGTSFTLTTDGDHTITFSSTDLAGNVEATRTAHVKIDKSAPTISHSFVPTYNDSTWTNATSVTVNFSCADAVSGVASCSPPVAVTAEGAGQQVVGVAQDLAGNTANNTATVSIDRSPPVVGATADRAPNGNSWYNANVSVSFTCADQPALSGVKSCPATQTFGQGGAQTATGTATDNAGNTATATVTGINVDTTAPVVTGAAHTAPNGAGWYNHSVVVDWSCSDPLSGLDGSCPAASTVTGEGTNRGATATVTDKAGNQGSGSVNGLQIDTTPPVTNASVPTPLSTGWYASSALVTLAASDNLSGPATTWYSVDGAAPVTYAGAFDFSAPGVHTITFWTRDVAGNLEDVTAPGHAITLKIDNIKPTITGTASPQPDPATGWNTSDVSVAFACADAESDVASCTGATTLTKDGDNQYVTGKATDEGGNTETTTVGPIRLDETAPVVKGEPTTSPNLLGWYNHDVRVHWSATDATSGVDTTTVPSDTIVTSEGPALTAGPVTVKDLAGNAGTGSVTGLKIDHTPPTITGQTDTVPTTIGGWYNGNVTVDWACADTGSGIADGACPAPSTITGEGQNLSVGASVSDLADNVGTTTVGGVNIDRTPPITHIDAPSSWVNTAATVTLTPTDNLSGPAATHYRINGGSEQTGTSVKFSTEGVYELTVWSVDRAGNSETPQTATVRIDMTAPSITHTLNPAANTAGWNHTSVTITFTCSDGGGSGLLSCPDPVLVTGEGKAQPFPGTASDNAGNTTTDPATVSVDVTPPTIRGTPDGPPNDNGWYNAPVRVTFSCDDQALLSGVKDCNGPVTVTEGANGSATGHATDAAGNSAATTVSGLNIDETPPTIEGEVATAPDSGLWHRGPVTVHWTCADQVGLSGLDGPCPADSTVTQEGANVSVSAQVWDKAGNPGTATVDGIHIDRTAPVTTAALRTPDSSTGWYGSAPTVTLTVNENGSGLAGTHYRIDGGAVQDYTGPFAEGLEGVHTVAFWSTDVAGNVEDAAGVNNTVTIRVDTTSPAITGSRSPAATSGIWNNTPVVVSFSCNDQDGSGLASCTDPVTLATEGQDQSVTGTAVDNVGHSGSATVGGISIDTTAPSLTGKVLTAHSVGDWYNTPVTVEWACSDGLSGIPAGTCPSPSTVGQGGNQSASATVADAAGNVTPATVGGLQIDTTPPVTSVSAPSGWVSGTVSLDVGASDNLSGVRATYYTVNGGDPQSDGVIKLIADGTYHLSFWSVDNAGNEGVHGTATVQIDKTAPTISHTITPEPNTDLWNRSDASVQFVCDDATSGVATCVGDRVVTTEGAGQAVVGTATDNAGNHSSDTATVNLDKTKPTIVGSVDRKPNGAGWYNLPVVVSFACDDNLSGPVGCPGAATVGQGAGQSVPGSVADKAGNTQGTTVSGLNVDLTQPSLNGTISTTPGAHGYYTTDVTVHWTCADQVGLSGIDGACPVDTVLTQEGSGQSATATVTDRAGNRTTTTVTDIAIDKTPPATTASAPDSTYATGWYAASVPVTLAATDSGSGVDVTYYSIDGGGANPYAAPFLVGKGVHTVTYWSRDRAGNVEDKTASGHSLTVKVDNLLPTITGTATPGPNASGWNNQPVTVHFSCADAETSVAGCTGDTTLSSETAATTVTGTATDAAGNVATASVGPVKVDLTKPTFAPYVGTTSFTLGQPMTAPTCGGRAADVLSGLASCQLMSTAGSGVTNASGVGDFTYTFTAWDKAGNSATQVVTFHVGYAWSGFLQPVTNTAHDLTTASTFKAGSTVPMKFVLRDSTGAVRQSSATPVWLAPVDLGTTATGTGVSGTDSGTVGGSYKQDSSSGQYIYTWQTPKAGTGHYYRVGVQLDSGDTYTTLIKLS
- the folP gene encoding dihydropteroate synthase: MPLPEPAPLDLPRTPALRLRGQTFDAGSPAVMGIINRTPDSFFAGNRHADFDSAKRALDAAVEAGADIVDVGGVRAGQEGERVSAQEEIDRVVPFLEHARATHPGLVLSLDTWRSEVALAAAEYGLDLVNDTWQGHDPELVHVAARIGAGVVCSHTGGLPPRTDPVKVSYGADPRDVVRDVLRTLADGARAAEQAGIPADHILIDPTLDFGKTTAHSLEVLRHTGDVAALGFPVLQALSRKDFVGESLGLEPDDRLEGTLAATAVAAWLGATVFRAHDVRATRRVIDMVAVIRGDRMPVRAVRGV
- a CDS encoding acyl-CoA dehydrogenase family protein, translated to MAFDFSLSPAVEDQRQRIADFVAREVIPREQTVFRDGLTDTLRRELQGLAKAAGVFAPQAPREWGGGGYRFDEAAVFLEEAGYSLLGPLALNCAAPDEGNIHLIHLTGTPDQQERWLRPLVAGEVRSCFSMTEPPPGAGSDPSALRTRARRTAGGWVLNGEKWLITGADGAAFSIVMALNEGDDAPAGATMFLVDAQNPGFVVGEHLNTIDATGIGGHCRVTLRDCFVPDADVLGEPGRGFQSAQVRLAPARLTHCMRWLGAARRAHDIALERAVERELFGSKLADLGMAQALIAENEIDLDAARSVIWHASWAIAEGSRSSEESSRAKVFASEAVCRVVDRSVQLAGGMGTSEELVLGRIYRDIRSFRIYDGATEVHKMSIARRAAKRAAERIAAREVKE